One genomic segment of Brassica napus cultivar Da-Ae chromosome A3, Da-Ae, whole genome shotgun sequence includes these proteins:
- the LOC111214676 gene encoding peptide methionine sulfoxide reductase A1-like: MHNPSYEDACSGTSNHVEVVRNQYDLKECRFESLLELFWWSMHDPTTLNRQGNNVGSQYRSGIYYYNPEQEKLARESLEYIGSVLLESHQQHVDRKIVTEILPATKFYRAEEDNQQYLSKGGRFGLKQSSAKGCNDPIRCYG; this comes from the exons atGCATAACCCTTCTTACGAGGATGCATGTTCGGGAACATCGAATCACGTAGAAGTTGTTCGTAATCAGTATGATCTTAAAGAGTGTAGGTTCGAGTCGCTTCTTGAGTTGTTCTGGTGGTCTATGCATGATCCCACTACCTTGAATCGTCAg GGAAACAATGTGGGAAGCCAATACAGATCAGGGATATATTACTACAACCCGGAGCAAGAGAAACTAGCACGCGAGTCACTGGAGTACATTG GGTCGGTTCTGCTGGAGAGTCACCAGCAACATGTGGATAGGAAGATTGTGACAGAGATCTTACCGGCTACGAAATTCTACCGAGCTGAGGAAGATAACCAGCAATACTTGTCTAAAGGAGGGAGGTTCGGACTCAAGCAATCCAGTGCAAAAGGTTGCAACGACCCAATCCGCTGCTACGGGTGA